The Streptococcus pantholopis genome has a segment encoding these proteins:
- a CDS encoding LCP family protein — translation MATRSSKRKNSKSNNSTWTVVNLTLLVLYALLAGMVIFTMFSHNFLAFRHINLILTAVLLLVFAIGLILIILKKGKILTSLGLVLFSLLSAGILYGFRSAINIADDLNNSAAYSEIKMSVVVPAESSVSDISELSDVEAPTESDGTNIADLLAHIQSDKGVALNTVNVASYQEAYEHLRDGSSQAMVMNSSYSSLLELSDENYQEKLKEVYSYTIKTKIKDSRAQSADSDVFNIYVSGIDTYGSISTVSRSDVNIILTVNMKTHKVLMTTTPRDAYVQIPNGGANQYDKLTHAGIYGVETSMQTLENLYDIDIDYYARINFTSFMNLVDAVGGITVYNDQAFTSYTDSNYTFEVGNVTLDSEKALAFVRERYALDGGDNDRGKNQMKVLSAILNKLTSLNSLSAYSAVISSLQDSVQTNMSLNTMMDLANTQLDSGSRFTVTQQEVTGEGSTGQLTSYAMPTANLYMLELDQSSVEKASQAIKDIMSDKP, via the coding sequence ACAGTACTTGGACGGTTGTTAATCTTACTTTATTAGTCCTGTATGCTTTGCTTGCGGGCATGGTTATTTTTACCATGTTTTCCCATAATTTTTTAGCTTTTCGCCATATTAATCTTATCCTGACAGCGGTCCTGCTTTTGGTCTTTGCTATCGGCCTAATATTGATTATTCTAAAAAAAGGTAAGATCTTGACCAGTTTGGGCCTGGTGCTGTTTTCGCTTCTGTCAGCCGGCATTCTTTACGGATTCAGGTCGGCAATTAATATTGCGGATGATTTAAATAACTCAGCGGCTTATTCGGAAATTAAGATGAGTGTCGTTGTACCAGCTGAAAGTTCTGTTTCGGATATCAGCGAGCTGTCTGATGTTGAAGCACCTACTGAAAGCGATGGGACAAATATTGCTGATTTGCTTGCGCACATCCAGTCCGATAAAGGAGTTGCCCTAAACACTGTCAATGTGGCTTCTTATCAAGAAGCTTATGAACATTTACGTGACGGCAGCAGCCAAGCTATGGTGATGAACAGCAGTTATTCAAGCCTGCTAGAGTTGTCTGATGAAAACTATCAGGAAAAGCTCAAAGAGGTCTACAGTTACACTATAAAGACAAAGATTAAAGATTCCAGAGCCCAGTCGGCAGACTCAGATGTTTTCAATATCTACGTCAGTGGTATTGATACCTATGGCTCGATCTCAACTGTATCCCGTTCAGATGTAAATATCATTTTGACTGTCAATATGAAAACCCATAAAGTGTTGATGACAACAACACCTAGGGATGCTTATGTTCAAATTCCTAATGGCGGCGCCAATCAATATGACAAGCTGACTCACGCTGGAATATACGGTGTTGAGACCTCGATGCAGACTCTTGAAAATCTTTATGACATTGATATTGATTACTACGCCAGAATTAATTTCACTTCTTTTATGAACCTTGTGGATGCTGTCGGTGGTATCACAGTGTATAATGATCAGGCTTTTACAAGCTATACAGACAGTAACTATACATTTGAAGTCGGCAATGTGACTTTAGATTCGGAGAAAGCCCTTGCTTTTGTACGGGAACGTTATGCTCTAGATGGCGGCGACAATGACCGCGGCAAGAATCAAATGAAAGTCCTTTCAGCTATCTTAAATAAACTGACCAGTCTAAACTCTTTGTCAGCTTATTCAGCTGTTATTTCCAGTCTGCAGGATTCTGTGCAGACTAATATGTCCTTAAATACAATGATGGATTTGGCTAACACTCAGTTGGATTCAGGAAGCCGATTTACGGTTACTCAGCAAGAAGTGACAGGAGAAGGGTCCACCGGTCAGCTGACTTCTTATGCGATGCCGACAGCAAATCTTTATATGTTGGAATTAGATCAGTCCAGTGTGGAAAAGGCTTCGCAGGCTATTAAAGACATCATGTCTGACAAGCCCTGA